The Pseudomonas sp. LFM046 region AGGCCGTCGCCGCGGCACTGGCGATCGACACCGGATTCGACCTCGGCACCACCCTCGCGCAGCTCCTTGCGGGCGGCGCCATCACCCAGTTCGCCCTTCAGGGCGGGAGACCGGCCACATGAACGCGACCATCCAGATCCAATACAGCCATCTGCCGGTGAAACTGGTGCATCAGGCCATTGAGCTGTGCAAGCGGATTCCCTATAGCCTGGTGGCCTTCGTGGCCCGCTTCTCCATCGCCGCGATCTTCTGGAAGTCTGGACAGACCAAGGTGGAAGGCCTGGTCATCGATCTGGTGGACGGCACCTTCCAATTGGGCGTGCCCCGTCTTTCCGAGTCAGCCATCCCGCTCTTCACCGACGAATACAAGCTGCCCTTGCTCTCCCCGGAAATCGCCGCCCACCTGGCGGCCTTCGGCGAGCACTTTTTCCCGGTGCTGATCCTGT contains the following coding sequences:
- a CDS encoding DoxX family protein, whose product is MNATIQIQYSHLPVKLVHQAIELCKRIPYSLVAFVARFSIAAIFWKSGQTKVEGLVIDLVDGTFQLGVPRLSESAIPLFTDEYKLPLLSPEIAAHLAAFGEHFFPVLILFGLATRFSALALLGMTLVIEIFVYPDAYPTHGVWAATLLLLITRGPGVLSLDHLIAKRYQL